CGATTCGCGACAGGACAGTACTCGTCACCGGCGGTGGCGGCTTCATCGGGAGCCACCTCGTCGAGGCGCTGGCACCGTACAACGATGTCCGCGTACTGGATAACTTCTCGACCGGTTCGCGGGACAATCTCTCGTCGGTGACCAGTCCGCAGTGGACCAACGATGCGCCGACAAGTGCGGATGGTGGGTTCGACGACGCTGGAGGCGGCGGAGACGCTGGAGACGCCGGAGACGCTGGAGACGCCAGGTACGACGGCTCGCCCACGATCATCGACGGAGACATTACCGATCCGATGGCCCTCCAGCGCGCCGCTCGCGGCGTCGACCTCATTTTCCACCAGGCCGCGCTCGTTAGCGTCGCCAAGAGCGTCGACGCGCCACGCCGGAGCAACGAGACCAACCTCGACGCCAGCCTACTCGTCCTCGACCAGGCCCGCCAGGAGGACGCCCGCGTCGTCCTCGCCTCGAGTGCGGCCGTCTACGGTCACCCCGACGAATTACCCGTCTCCGAGACGGCAAGGACGGAGCCGACCTCGCCCTACGGCATTCAGAAGCTCGCACTCGACCAGTACGCTCGCCGCTACCACGAACTATATGACCTCCCAACCGTTGCGCTACGCTATTTTAACGCGTACGGACCACGCCAGCAGGGCCCCTACAGCGGCGTCATCTCGACGTTCCTCGAGCAGGCCCGTTCCGACGATCCGATCACGATCGAAGGTGACGGCGAGCAGACGCGAGACTTCGTCCACGTTTCAGATGTCGTCCGTGCAAACATCCGCGCTGCGACGACTGACGCCGTCGGCGAGGCCTACAACGTCGGTACCGGAGACCGGACCTCGATCCGGGACCTCGCCGAACTCGTTCGCGACGCCGTTGGTTCGTCCTCGCCAATCGTCCACCGTGAGCCTCGTCCGGGCGATATCAGACACAGTCGTGCAGATGTTTCGAAAGCGAGTCGCGAACTCGGCTTCGAGACCCGCGTCGGTCTCGAGTCCGGGATTCGATCGCTTGTCGCTGAGACTGGGAGTGAACAGGGGCGTTCGACTTCGCCTCCGCAGGAACAAGGACAGGGACAGGGACAGGGACAGCAACAGCAACAGCAACAGCAACAGCCACTGACCGCCAGACCAGAGCGACAG
The DNA window shown above is from Natrialba magadii ATCC 43099 and carries:
- a CDS encoding NAD-dependent epimerase/dehydratase family protein, with the translated sequence MTSPAIRDRTVLVTGGGGFIGSHLVEALAPYNDVRVLDNFSTGSRDNLSSVTSPQWTNDAPTSADGGFDDAGGGGDAGDAGDAGDARYDGSPTIIDGDITDPMALQRAARGVDLIFHQAALVSVAKSVDAPRRSNETNLDASLLVLDQARQEDARVVLASSAAVYGHPDELPVSETARTEPTSPYGIQKLALDQYARRYHELYDLPTVALRYFNAYGPRQQGPYSGVISTFLEQARSDDPITIEGDGEQTRDFVHVSDVVRANIRAATTDAVGEAYNVGTGDRTSIRDLAELVRDAVGSSSPIVHREPRPGDIRHSRADVSKASRELGFETRVGLESGIRSLVAETGSEQGRSTSPPQEQGQGQGQGQQQQQQQQQPLTARPERQSQD